One genomic segment of Paraburkholderia aromaticivorans includes these proteins:
- a CDS encoding branched-chain amino acid ABC transporter permease, which translates to MDIFIQQLLNGLVLGSVYAIIALGYTMVYGILGIINFAHGDVLMVGAMVALSAIGVLQNHFPDLGNVPTLVIALIIAAVVCAVVGYTIERVAYRPLRKAPRLAPLITAIGVSILLQTLAMIIWSRNPMPFPQLLPTDPLNVIKATDTTPGAVISMTEIVIVIVAFLVMGGLLLLVHKTKLGRAMRAIAENPGNASLMGVNPNFVISATFMIGSALAALAGVMIASAYGNAHFYMGFLPGLKAFTAAVLGGIGNLGGAMVGGVLLGLIEQLGAGYIGDLTGDVFGSNYQDVFAFIVLIIVLVFRPSGLLGERVADRA; encoded by the coding sequence ATGGATATCTTCATCCAACAACTTTTGAATGGGCTGGTGCTTGGCAGCGTTTACGCCATCATCGCACTGGGCTATACGATGGTTTACGGCATTCTGGGCATCATCAACTTCGCTCACGGCGATGTGTTGATGGTGGGCGCGATGGTTGCGCTCTCAGCTATCGGCGTGCTGCAGAACCACTTCCCAGACCTCGGCAATGTGCCGACGCTCGTCATCGCACTGATCATCGCGGCGGTTGTGTGCGCGGTGGTCGGTTATACGATCGAGCGCGTGGCTTACCGGCCGTTGCGTAAGGCACCGCGTCTCGCCCCGCTGATCACCGCGATCGGCGTGTCGATCCTGCTGCAAACGCTGGCCATGATTATCTGGTCGCGCAACCCGATGCCGTTCCCGCAACTGTTGCCCACCGACCCGCTGAACGTGATCAAGGCCACGGACACGACACCGGGCGCCGTGATCTCGATGACTGAAATCGTGATCGTCATCGTGGCGTTCCTCGTGATGGGCGGGCTGCTTCTGCTCGTGCACAAAACCAAACTTGGCCGCGCAATGCGGGCGATTGCCGAGAACCCGGGTAACGCGTCGCTGATGGGCGTGAACCCGAACTTCGTGATTTCGGCCACCTTCATGATCGGCTCGGCGCTCGCCGCGCTGGCCGGCGTGATGATTGCGTCGGCATATGGCAATGCGCACTTCTACATGGGTTTTCTCCCCGGCCTGAAGGCCTTTACCGCGGCAGTGCTCGGCGGTATCGGCAATCTCGGCGGCGCGATGGTGGGCGGCGTGCTGCTCGGCCTGATCGAGCAGTTGGGTGCCGGTTATATCGGCGATCTCACGGGTGACGTTTTCGGCAGCAACTATCAGGACGTGTTCGCCTTCATCGTGCTGATCATCGTGCTGGTGTTCCGTCCGTCGGGTCTGCTCGGCGAACGCGTGGCGGATCGCGCCTGA
- a CDS encoding branched-chain amino acid ABC transporter permease, with protein MTLIQRIEPSSLAAERTRTTTLSVGIITAIFVIAAPMIIGAAGGNYWVRVLDFAMLYVMLALGLNVVVGFAGLLDLGYIAFYAVGAYVAALLSSPHLSTQFEWIAHFAPNGLHVPFLLIVPCAMGLAALFGVLLGAPTLRLRGDYLAIVTLGFGEIVRIFMNNLDRPVNITNGPKGITAVDPVHVGDFSLAQTHSLFGFQFPSVYSYYYLFVVAALLVIWVCTRLQHSRIGRAWAAIREDEIAAKAMGINTRNVKLLAFAMGASFGGLSGAMFGSFQGFVSPESFTLPESIVVLACVVLGGMGHIPGVILGAVLLAVLPEFLRSTMGPLQNMIFGHEIVDTEVIRQLVYALAMVLIMLYRSEGLWPSPKHEDKIAKLSKRGGKKPLRD; from the coding sequence ATGACATTGATTCAACGCATCGAGCCATCCTCGCTTGCCGCCGAAAGGACGCGGACCACGACGCTATCGGTCGGCATCATCACCGCGATCTTCGTGATCGCGGCACCGATGATCATCGGCGCCGCAGGCGGCAACTACTGGGTCCGCGTGCTCGACTTCGCGATGCTGTACGTGATGCTCGCGCTCGGCCTCAACGTGGTGGTCGGCTTCGCCGGCCTGCTCGACCTGGGCTACATCGCGTTCTACGCGGTCGGCGCTTACGTTGCAGCGCTGCTGAGCTCGCCGCACCTGTCCACGCAGTTCGAGTGGATCGCGCACTTCGCACCGAACGGTCTGCATGTGCCGTTCCTCCTCATCGTGCCGTGCGCGATGGGTCTGGCCGCGCTGTTCGGCGTGCTGCTCGGTGCACCGACGTTGCGTCTGCGGGGCGACTACCTCGCCATCGTGACGCTGGGCTTCGGGGAAATCGTGCGGATCTTCATGAACAACCTCGACCGTCCGGTGAATATCACCAACGGCCCGAAGGGGATCACGGCGGTCGACCCGGTGCACGTCGGCGACTTCAGCCTCGCGCAGACGCACTCGCTGTTCGGCTTCCAGTTCCCGTCGGTCTACTCGTACTACTACCTGTTCGTGGTCGCCGCATTGCTGGTGATCTGGGTGTGTACGCGCTTGCAGCATTCGCGTATTGGCCGCGCATGGGCCGCGATCCGCGAAGACGAAATCGCCGCCAAGGCAATGGGCATCAACACCCGCAACGTGAAGCTGCTGGCGTTCGCGATGGGCGCTTCGTTCGGCGGCCTGTCGGGCGCGATGTTCGGTTCGTTCCAGGGTTTCGTGTCGCCGGAATCGTTCACGCTGCCGGAATCGATCGTGGTGCTGGCGTGCGTGGTGCTGGGCGGCATGGGCCACATTCCGGGCGTGATTCTCGGCGCGGTGCTGCTCGCCGTACTGCCGGAATTCCTGCGCTCGACGATGGGTCCGCTGCAGAACATGATCTTCGGCCATGAAATCGTCGATACGGAAGTGATCCGCCAGCTGGTCTATGCGCTCGCCATGGTGCTGATCATGCTGTACCGCTCGGAAGGCTTGTGGCCGTCGCCCAAGCATGAAGACAAGATTGCGAAGCTGTCGAAGCGTGGCGGCAAGAAACCGCTGCGCGATTAA
- a CDS encoding ABC transporter ATP-binding protein, which produces MSDNIRLSIRGANKRFGGLQALSDVGLEIESGQIYGLIGPNGAGKTTFFNVITGLYTPDSGEFKLDGTPYTPTAVYQVAKAGIARTFQNIRLFGGMTALENVMVGRHVRTKHGLLGAVFQTPAERKEEREIKERAIELLEYVGIAQYADYTSRNLSYGHQRRLEIARALATDPKLLALDEPAAGMNATEKVELTKLLDKIRADGKTILLIEHDVKLVMGLCNQMTVLDYGKVIAQGLPQDVQKDPKVIEAYLGAGVH; this is translated from the coding sequence ATGAGCGACAACATTCGACTGTCCATTAGAGGAGCGAACAAGCGCTTCGGCGGTTTGCAGGCGCTGTCCGATGTCGGGCTTGAGATCGAGTCCGGCCAGATTTACGGTCTGATCGGGCCGAACGGCGCCGGCAAGACCACCTTCTTCAACGTGATCACGGGCCTCTACACGCCGGATTCGGGCGAGTTCAAGCTCGACGGCACGCCGTACACGCCGACCGCTGTGTATCAGGTGGCGAAGGCCGGCATTGCGCGCACGTTCCAGAACATCCGTCTCTTTGGCGGCATGACCGCGCTGGAGAACGTGATGGTCGGCCGTCATGTGCGCACCAAGCACGGCCTGCTCGGCGCGGTGTTCCAGACGCCCGCGGAACGCAAGGAAGAGCGCGAGATCAAGGAGCGCGCGATCGAACTGCTGGAATACGTCGGCATTGCGCAATACGCGGACTACACGTCGCGCAATCTGTCGTACGGCCACCAGCGCCGCCTCGAAATCGCCCGTGCACTGGCAACGGATCCGAAGCTGCTTGCGCTGGACGAACCGGCCGCCGGCATGAATGCGACGGAAAAGGTCGAGCTGACCAAGCTGCTCGACAAGATCCGCGCGGACGGCAAGACGATCCTGCTGATCGAGCACGACGTGAAACTCGTGATGGGTCTGTGCAACCAGATGACGGTGCTCGACTACGGCAAGGTGATTGCCCAGGGTCTGCCGCAGGACGTGCAGAAGGATCCGAAGGTGATCGAAGCTTATCTGGGTGCGGGGGTCCACTAA
- a CDS encoding ABC transporter ATP-binding protein → MATAMLKIKGLQVNYGGIQAVKGIDLEVAQGELVTLIGANGAGKTTTMKAITGLKPYTIGDIEYMGESIKGIPPHLLLKRGLAMVPEGRGIFARMSIVENMQMGAYLRTDTDGIKADVDRMFGFFPRLKERATQYAGTLSGGEQQMLAMARAIISRPKLLLLDEPSMGLSPIMVEKIFEVVRAISAEGMTVLLVEQNARLALQAANRGYVMDSGLVTMSGDAKQMLDDPKVRAAYLGE, encoded by the coding sequence ATGGCAACGGCAATGTTGAAAATCAAGGGCCTGCAGGTCAATTACGGCGGCATTCAGGCAGTCAAGGGCATCGATCTCGAAGTCGCGCAGGGCGAACTGGTCACGCTGATCGGCGCGAACGGCGCGGGCAAGACCACGACGATGAAGGCGATCACGGGGCTTAAGCCCTACACGATCGGCGACATCGAGTACATGGGCGAGTCGATCAAGGGCATTCCGCCGCATCTGCTGCTCAAGCGCGGCCTCGCGATGGTGCCGGAAGGCCGCGGTATCTTTGCGCGCATGTCGATCGTCGAGAACATGCAGATGGGCGCTTATCTGCGTACCGACACGGACGGCATCAAGGCGGACGTGGATCGCATGTTCGGCTTCTTCCCGCGTCTGAAGGAGCGCGCCACGCAATACGCGGGCACGCTCTCGGGCGGCGAACAGCAGATGCTGGCGATGGCGCGCGCGATCATCTCGCGTCCCAAGCTGTTGCTGCTGGACGAACCGTCGATGGGTCTGTCGCCGATCATGGTCGAGAAGATCTTCGAAGTGGTGCGGGCGATTTCGGCTGAAGGCATGACCGTGCTGCTGGTCGAGCAGAACGCGCGTCTCGCGTTGCAGGCGGCCAATCGCGGCTACGTGATGGACTCGGGTCTGGTCACCATGTCGGGCGACGCGAAGCAGATGCTGGACGATCCGAAGGTGCGGGCGGCTTATCTGGGTGAGTGA
- a CDS encoding Lrp/AsnC family transcriptional regulator: MRATKKHGPVVGNEKSALQLDRIDRAILKQLQSDASISNVNLAAKVKLSAPACLRRVERLKEMGLIRSVVALLDAKALDWAMLVVIGFVLDRSTPETFAEFEKAAQKVSGCMECHVVTGEFDYFMLVRTRDNDSFNRLHAEQLLYLPGVRQIRTFMVLKEILSTTKLPL, from the coding sequence ATGAGAGCAACAAAAAAGCACGGTCCGGTTGTGGGCAATGAGAAGTCGGCGCTGCAGCTGGATCGGATTGATCGCGCAATCCTCAAGCAGTTGCAAAGTGATGCCTCGATTTCCAACGTCAATCTCGCGGCGAAGGTTAAGCTGAGTGCGCCGGCCTGCCTGAGGCGCGTTGAGCGGCTCAAGGAGATGGGATTGATACGATCCGTGGTCGCACTTCTCGACGCCAAGGCATTAGACTGGGCGATGCTCGTGGTGATTGGCTTTGTGCTGGACCGTTCCACCCCCGAGACCTTCGCCGAGTTCGAGAAGGCAGCTCAAAAAGTCTCTGGCTGCATGGAATGTCACGTGGTAACGGGCGAATTCGACTATTTCATGTTGGTACGCACGCGCGACAATGACAGCTTCAACCGGCTGCATGCGGAGCAGTTGCTGTACCTTCCGGGGGTTCGTCAAATCCGGACGTTCATGGTGCTCAAGGAGATTCTCTCCACCACCAAACTGCCGCTCTGA
- a CDS encoding phytanoyl-CoA dioxygenase family protein → MPDIVSQQISRFVEDGFIILRGIASQTQCEAILERSRVAIQDNTEPIEYEADLHYPGAPSSRFVHGGGTPRRLLDAFSRGHEFQAWCGEREVVDWLRSYFQRDVVCSMTHHNCVMTKHGSFGSSTGWHRDLRYWHFGRGDLVSSWLALGTENATNGGLSFIPGSHRMKLESDRFDSALFLRSETPENRSLIATAVSPCLAAGDVVLFHARTLHSAGRNQDARTKISLVFTYHADDDLPKPGTRSASRPGVRIPEDPLAARVHLAHN, encoded by the coding sequence ATGCCGGATATTGTTTCCCAACAGATCAGTCGCTTCGTTGAAGATGGCTTCATCATCTTGCGCGGCATTGCAAGTCAAACCCAATGTGAAGCAATCCTTGAAAGGTCGCGGGTCGCCATTCAGGACAACACGGAGCCGATCGAGTACGAGGCGGACCTACACTACCCCGGCGCCCCGAGCTCCCGATTCGTGCATGGCGGCGGCACACCGAGGCGCCTTCTGGATGCGTTCTCCCGAGGCCACGAATTTCAGGCATGGTGTGGAGAACGGGAGGTAGTTGATTGGCTTCGGTCCTACTTTCAACGCGATGTAGTGTGTTCGATGACTCACCACAACTGCGTCATGACCAAACATGGATCGTTCGGCTCCTCGACCGGGTGGCATCGGGATCTGCGTTACTGGCATTTCGGCCGAGGGGATCTCGTGTCGTCATGGCTTGCGTTGGGCACCGAGAATGCCACCAATGGCGGACTATCGTTCATTCCCGGCTCGCATCGAATGAAGCTTGAATCAGACCGGTTCGACAGTGCGTTGTTCCTGCGCAGCGAAACTCCCGAAAACAGATCACTGATTGCCACGGCAGTCTCACCGTGCCTGGCAGCAGGGGATGTCGTCCTGTTTCACGCCCGCACGCTGCATTCTGCCGGACGCAATCAAGACGCTCGAACCAAAATATCGTTGGTTTTCACCTACCACGCGGACGACGATCTGCCGAAGCCCGGCACACGCTCGGCATCTCGCCCGGGTGTTCGCATTCCGGAAGACCCACTGGCCGCTCGAGTTCACCTCGCCCACAACTGA
- the mdeB gene encoding alpha-ketoglutarate dehydrogenase, giving the protein MLNKKRVTQHDVQTIGPDPDPEETREWLDALDGVLGAVGPDRALYLLQRLAAHADESGVASYAHPYQLYRNTISTEEEPAYPGDIEMEKRITSIVRWNALAMVVRANVAYGELGGHVASYASAAEIFELGFNHFFRADDGSSKGDLVYFQAHSAPGVYSRAYLEGHLSEAHLANYRQEISGTGLCSYPHPWLMPDFWQFPTGSMGIGPINSIYQARFLRYLEHRGLAKTSYRHVWGVFGDGEMDEPESLAALSLAARERLDNLTFIINCNLQRLDGPVRGNGQIIQELEATFSGAGWNVIKVLWGADWDDLFARDTHHALLRRFAETVDGQYQTLGANSGEYNLSNFFGMDEELRSLVSGMTPAQIDGLTRGGHDFRKLHAAFAAAREHKGRPTVILAKTKKGYGMGSIGESRNTSHQQKKLDEETLLRFRDRFKLPLDDKGASEMQFIKPSDDSPEMRYLKARRQSLGGYLPRRRSDAAVVEIPPLPSYAQFALAPDNREISTTTAAVRLFSNLLKDKQLGPRIVPIVADEARTFGMANLFRQIGIYSPDGQLYEPEDAASMMYYKECIDGQLLEEGITEAGALSSWIAAGTAYSVSGIAMLPFYIYYSMFGFQRVGDLIWAAADQRARGFLIGATSGRTTLGGEGLQHQDGTSHLIAATVPNCRAYDPAFSSELAIIVDHGLRRMLEQQVDEFYYLTVTNENYAHNAVATEQQDNVIKGMYRYSGNAGAAVRLLGSGAILREVIAAADILNTVWGVSTEVWSVTSFSELARDAREVERLSILAGSSNVHESGRPISHVAACLPGHAPIVVATDYVRAVPQSIASYVSAPLIALGTDGFGRSDTRDALRSFFEVDREHIVLAALAVAAPDKHGQAVHQRSAGAAPWQR; this is encoded by the coding sequence ATGTTGAACAAAAAGAGAGTGACGCAGCATGACGTACAGACCATCGGACCCGACCCCGACCCGGAAGAAACAAGAGAATGGCTGGACGCTCTGGACGGCGTTCTCGGTGCGGTAGGGCCGGACAGAGCGCTGTATCTTCTGCAGCGACTTGCGGCGCACGCCGACGAGTCTGGCGTTGCGTCCTACGCGCACCCTTACCAGCTCTATCGCAACACCATTAGTACCGAAGAAGAGCCCGCGTATCCCGGCGACATCGAGATGGAAAAGCGGATCACCTCCATTGTCCGCTGGAACGCGCTGGCCATGGTGGTGCGAGCGAACGTGGCATACGGCGAGCTCGGCGGCCACGTCGCCAGCTATGCGTCCGCAGCGGAGATTTTCGAGCTCGGATTCAATCATTTCTTCCGCGCCGACGACGGTTCATCGAAGGGAGACCTCGTCTATTTCCAGGCTCACTCGGCTCCCGGCGTTTACTCACGGGCGTATCTGGAGGGCCACCTGAGCGAGGCACATCTGGCCAACTACCGGCAGGAGATCAGCGGGACCGGGCTCTGTTCGTATCCCCATCCGTGGTTGATGCCCGATTTCTGGCAGTTCCCAACCGGATCCATGGGCATTGGGCCGATCAACTCGATTTATCAGGCAAGGTTTCTGCGGTATCTGGAGCATCGGGGACTTGCGAAAACGTCATACCGGCACGTCTGGGGCGTCTTCGGAGACGGCGAGATGGACGAGCCCGAGTCGCTTGCCGCGTTATCTCTCGCCGCCAGAGAGCGGCTCGATAATCTCACGTTCATCATCAATTGCAACCTGCAGCGACTCGATGGACCTGTGCGCGGAAACGGGCAGATCATCCAGGAGCTCGAGGCAACCTTCTCCGGCGCCGGCTGGAATGTCATCAAGGTCTTATGGGGCGCGGACTGGGACGACCTTTTCGCTCGCGATACCCATCACGCACTGCTGAGGCGATTTGCGGAAACAGTGGATGGCCAGTATCAAACGCTGGGCGCCAACAGCGGCGAATACAATCTGTCGAACTTCTTCGGCATGGACGAAGAGCTGCGATCTCTCGTGTCAGGGATGACCCCTGCGCAGATCGACGGTCTCACGCGTGGCGGCCATGACTTCAGAAAGCTCCATGCCGCGTTCGCCGCGGCGCGGGAACACAAAGGGCGCCCTACCGTCATTCTCGCCAAAACCAAAAAGGGCTATGGCATGGGCAGCATTGGCGAGTCCAGAAACACCTCTCATCAGCAGAAGAAGCTCGATGAAGAAACCCTGCTTCGGTTTCGCGATCGTTTCAAGCTGCCTCTGGATGACAAAGGCGCCTCTGAAATGCAGTTCATCAAACCGTCTGACGATAGTCCGGAGATGCGCTACCTTAAGGCTCGCCGGCAATCTCTCGGTGGATATTTGCCACGGCGACGCTCGGACGCGGCGGTAGTCGAGATTCCGCCGTTGCCGAGTTATGCCCAATTCGCCCTCGCTCCTGACAATCGGGAGATCTCCACGACAACCGCGGCTGTCCGATTGTTTTCGAATCTTCTCAAGGACAAGCAATTGGGTCCAAGAATCGTTCCCATCGTTGCAGATGAGGCGAGAACATTCGGGATGGCGAACCTTTTCCGGCAGATAGGCATTTACTCGCCCGATGGTCAGTTGTATGAGCCGGAAGACGCGGCTTCCATGATGTATTACAAGGAGTGCATAGACGGGCAGCTCCTGGAAGAAGGCATTACCGAGGCAGGGGCATTATCCTCGTGGATAGCGGCTGGCACGGCGTACAGCGTCAGCGGAATTGCGATGCTCCCTTTTTACATCTACTACTCCATGTTCGGATTCCAGCGCGTGGGCGACCTGATCTGGGCGGCAGCAGATCAGCGGGCGCGGGGGTTTCTCATTGGCGCAACCTCCGGCCGGACCACGCTTGGCGGCGAAGGACTGCAGCATCAGGACGGAACCAGTCACCTGATAGCGGCAACCGTGCCGAACTGCAGAGCCTACGATCCTGCGTTTTCAAGCGAACTGGCCATTATTGTCGACCATGGTCTGCGCCGCATGCTCGAACAGCAGGTCGATGAGTTCTATTACCTGACCGTCACCAACGAGAACTATGCGCACAATGCGGTGGCCACCGAACAGCAGGACAATGTGATCAAGGGTATGTACCGTTACTCCGGCAACGCCGGCGCCGCGGTTCGGCTCCTTGGATCCGGGGCAATCTTGAGAGAAGTGATCGCGGCTGCCGATATTCTCAATACGGTTTGGGGTGTTTCAACCGAAGTCTGGAGCGTCACCAGTTTTTCCGAGCTGGCGCGCGACGCGCGGGAGGTCGAGCGGCTTTCCATTCTCGCCGGTTCGAGCAACGTGCACGAGTCCGGGCGCCCCATCAGCCACGTCGCGGCATGTCTGCCCGGCCATGCTCCGATTGTCGTGGCGACCGACTACGTGCGGGCCGTACCACAGTCGATTGCATCGTATGTGAGCGCCCCGTTGATTGCCCTCGGAACCGACGGGTTCGGTCGCAGCGATACTCGGGACGCGCTGCGGAGCTTTTTCGAAGTAGACCGGGAGCATATTGTTCTGGCGGCGCTTGCCGTGGCCGCTCCAGACAAGCATGGACAGGCGGTTCATCAACGCAGCGCTGGCGCCGCGCCATGGCAACGCTAG
- a CDS encoding DoxX family protein, with amino-acid sequence MSRPVDSGVILIARIALAVLFLWGGVMKLLGYAGFVGYLHSKGVPFVQIAAPIAVAVEALGGLLLIVGFKVRPLALVMAVYTVATAVLGHDFWNVTDAALQRDMVIHFWKNIGIAGGFLLLFVTGAGRISIDGERSGAGSLGGRSPRGGLGL; translated from the coding sequence ATGTCGCGTCCCGTCGATTCCGGCGTTATTCTCATCGCGCGTATTGCCCTTGCCGTGCTGTTCCTGTGGGGCGGCGTGATGAAACTGCTGGGCTATGCGGGCTTCGTCGGCTACCTGCATTCGAAGGGCGTGCCGTTCGTGCAGATCGCCGCGCCGATCGCCGTCGCCGTCGAGGCGCTCGGCGGTCTGCTGCTGATCGTCGGCTTCAAGGTGCGTCCGCTCGCGCTCGTCATGGCGGTGTACACGGTGGCCACGGCGGTCCTCGGCCACGATTTCTGGAATGTCACCGACGCCGCCTTGCAACGCGACATGGTGATCCATTTCTGGAAAAACATCGGCATTGCCGGCGGTTTCCTGCTGCTGTTCGTGACTGGCGCGGGGCGTATCAGCATCGACGGCGAACGTTCCGGGGCGGGCTCGCTCGGCGGACGCTCGCCACGCGGTGGACTTGGTCTTTGA
- a CDS encoding VOC family protein, whose translation MSFSVENLDHLVLNVADVETSAAWYARMLGMRRTEFESRTGTRVAMTYGNQKINLRPAGADTEAWLTGRAPVPGSADLCFVATASPAEVNAHWLAQGVDIEAGPVERDGARGKMISVYCRDPDGNLIEVATYPPA comes from the coding sequence ATGAGCTTTTCTGTAGAGAATCTCGATCATCTCGTGCTGAACGTAGCCGACGTGGAAACCAGCGCCGCCTGGTACGCGCGCATGCTCGGCATGCGGCGCACCGAGTTCGAGTCGCGCACCGGCACGCGGGTGGCGATGACCTACGGCAATCAGAAGATCAATCTGCGGCCGGCCGGCGCCGACACCGAGGCGTGGTTGACGGGCCGCGCGCCTGTGCCTGGCAGCGCGGACCTGTGTTTCGTCGCGACCGCGAGCCCGGCCGAGGTCAACGCGCATTGGCTCGCTCAAGGCGTCGACATCGAGGCCGGCCCCGTGGAGCGCGACGGCGCACGCGGCAAGATGATTTCGGTCTATTGCCGCGATCCGGACGGCAATCTGATCGAAGTCGCGACATACCCGCCGGCTTGA
- a CDS encoding RbsD/FucU family protein, with protein sequence MLKNLDPLLNADILHALRSMGHGDELVICDANFPGDSVARESVLGKVLCLDGVNAPRAVRAVLSVMPLDTFIEHPASRMEVVGEPHTIPSVQREAQTEVNAAEGRDVPFASIERFAFYERARKAYCVIATGEARGYGCFVFTKGVLLAPDAPQS encoded by the coding sequence GTGCTGAAGAATCTGGATCCGCTGCTCAATGCCGACATACTGCATGCGCTACGCTCGATGGGCCACGGCGACGAACTCGTGATTTGCGACGCCAATTTTCCGGGCGACTCGGTGGCGCGCGAGAGCGTGCTCGGCAAGGTGTTGTGCCTCGACGGCGTCAACGCGCCGCGCGCGGTTCGCGCGGTGCTTTCGGTGATGCCGCTCGATACGTTCATCGAGCATCCGGCGTCGCGCATGGAGGTGGTGGGCGAGCCGCATACGATACCCTCGGTGCAGCGTGAAGCACAGACCGAGGTGAATGCAGCGGAAGGGCGCGATGTGCCGTTCGCGTCGATCGAGCGGTTTGCGTTTTATGAGCGGGCGCGCAAAGCCTATTGCGTGATCGCCACCGGCGAAGCGCGCGGCTATGGTTGCTTCGTGTTCACGAAGGGCGTTCTGCTCGCGCCGGACGCGCCTCAGTCGTAA
- a CDS encoding nuclear transport factor 2 family protein, producing MNAHTDLIDRYFDAWNEADGARRRELIAATWSADADYRDPLLAGAGHDGIDAMIRAVHERFAHHTFRRTGEVDGFANRLRFSWELVTPANEVIVKGSDFGVVDPQGRLQAVTGFLDQVPGGL from the coding sequence ATGAACGCGCACACCGATCTGATCGACCGCTATTTCGACGCATGGAACGAAGCCGATGGCGCGCGCCGTCGCGAGTTGATCGCCGCGACATGGAGCGCCGACGCCGACTACCGCGACCCGCTGCTGGCCGGCGCGGGCCACGACGGCATCGACGCGATGATCCGCGCGGTGCATGAGCGCTTTGCGCATCACACGTTTCGGCGCACGGGCGAGGTTGACGGTTTTGCGAACCGCCTGCGTTTTTCCTGGGAACTGGTTACGCCGGCCAATGAGGTGATCGTGAAGGGATCGGACTTCGGCGTGGTCGATCCGCAAGGGCGCTTGCAGGCCGTTACCGGCTTTCTCGATCAGGTGCCGGGCGGCCTCTGA
- a CDS encoding helix-turn-helix domain-containing protein, with translation MDCPRGLAIIGGMNTLSLAQTVPSHAPAASRTVGDLLREWRQRRRMSQLLLAAEADISTRHLSFVESGRAVPSREMVMHLAERLDVPLRARNALLVAAGYAPLFRERPLTDPQLAAAREAVELVLKGHEPYPALAIDRHWTILAANSALAPLLSGATPELLKPPVNALRLSLHPEGIAASIVNWHAWREHILARLQRQIDVSGDNTLSALREELAGYPAPPGADAAEPDNAAMNQIAVPLRLRTPIGVLSFFSTTTVFGTPVDVTLSELAIEAFFPADPQTAATLREFDESQRSGTAHRS, from the coding sequence ATGGATTGCCCGCGAGGTTTGGCTATTATCGGAGGCATGAACACACTCTCTCTTGCGCAAACCGTCCCGTCGCATGCACCCGCGGCCAGTCGCACGGTCGGCGATCTGCTGCGGGAATGGCGCCAGCGCCGAAGAATGAGCCAGTTGCTGCTCGCAGCGGAAGCCGACATCTCCACCCGCCATTTGAGCTTTGTCGAATCCGGGCGTGCGGTGCCGAGCCGGGAAATGGTCATGCATCTTGCCGAACGGCTCGACGTGCCGCTGCGCGCGCGCAATGCACTGCTGGTTGCGGCAGGTTACGCGCCGCTGTTCCGGGAACGTCCGTTAACGGATCCGCAGCTGGCCGCTGCACGGGAGGCCGTCGAGCTGGTGCTGAAGGGACACGAACCTTACCCGGCGCTCGCCATCGACCGCCACTGGACCATCCTCGCCGCGAACAGCGCGCTTGCGCCTCTGCTGAGCGGCGCCACTCCTGAACTGCTTAAGCCGCCGGTCAACGCGCTGCGTCTGAGTCTGCATCCGGAGGGCATCGCGGCATCCATCGTGAACTGGCATGCATGGCGCGAGCACATCCTGGCGCGACTGCAGCGGCAAATCGACGTGAGCGGCGACAACACGCTGAGCGCGTTGCGCGAGGAGCTGGCCGGCTATCCCGCGCCGCCCGGCGCGGATGCGGCCGAGCCCGACAATGCCGCCATGAACCAGATTGCGGTCCCGCTGCGGCTGCGCACGCCGATCGGCGTGCTATCGTTTTTCAGCACGACCACGGTATTCGGCACGCCGGTGGACGTGACACTCTCCGAGCTCGCAATCGAGGCATTCTTCCCCGCCGACCCGCAAACCGCGGCCACCTTGCGCGAGTTCGACGAGAGCCAGCGTAGCGGGACGGCACACCGGTCCTAG